Below is a genomic region from Desulfobacter sp..
ACCATTTTAGAACCTTTGGAGGTCCACAGAATAGGCAACAGGGAAAGCCGCAATCAAAAGGTGATAGAGACCTTGGAGACCGTAGGGCTCATGCCGGGTGAGGCTTTTTATGACCGATACCCCCACCAATTATCCGGGGGCCAGCGCCAGCGGGTGGCCATTGCCCGTGCCATTGTTCTGGAACCTGAGTTTATCGTGGCAGATGAACCCACCTCCATGCTGGACGCCACCATTGCCATTCAATTGTTTGGGCTGCTTAAAAATATCCGGGATAAATTCAACATGACCTTTTTGTTTATCACCCATAATCTGGCCGCTGCAAAATATCTTTGCGACCGGGTCGGGGTGATCAATGAGGGACATATTGTGGAGGTGAACACGGCCCGGCAGATCATTCAAAATCCGGAACACCCCTATACCAAAAAACTCATCCAGGTCCAGCCCGGGTTCAATTATTCAGGTTAAATCCAGCCCCTTTATTTCAACTTTTCCTGTGTGATCCCGGCCCAGGCAGTGTTTTTCGGCTGGATCTCAACCCTGGGCGCAAGTCCCTTGGTTTGCCAAAAAATATGTCCGGGACCGTATAATCTGCCCCGGCTGATGACCAGGGCAGACCCGTCGGACAGGACCACAACTTTCTGGGTCATGGCTTTCCCATGGCTTGGGGTGCCGAAATTTAAAGCGGTATGATGACCTACTAGGGCGGCAATGAGCACTTCTGAGGCAGAGGCTGTGAAGCTGTTTTGCCATATGGCTATTTTTCGGCCAGTCCATATCCGGCCCTTGGCGTGATAGTCAATTTTTCCCTGGTTGGTTTCCAGGGTCATGATTTTACTGCCCAAGGGTAGAAAAAGTCCTGCAATATCCACGGCTGCAAAAAGATCGCCTCCCGGATTGTTGCGCAGGTCCAGGACCAGCCGGGCCGTTTTCGGTACAGAGGCCAAAACGGCCTTTATCTGGGCCAGGGTCTGGGACGAAAAATGACTGATGCGGACAATGAAAAGGCCATTCTGGGTGCTTTGCCAGACCGACTGGTCTGTCATGGGGTATCGCTTGATGGTCAACTCTTTTGTACGGGTGTTGTGAGCAATTTTTAATTTGACTTGGGTGTTTTTTTCCCCCCGGATTTGGGTGCCCACCCAGTAGATGGATCTGCCGGCAACGGGTTGGTCATCCACCCCAATAAGCTCATCCCCCTGTTGAACACCCGCAGTAAGGGCCTGGCTCAAAGGCCTTGGCAGGCAGTAAAACCGGCCGTTTCTTTCAAGTATTTCCATACCGATACCGTGAAAGGCAAAGTTTTGGGCCTGTTTCCAGGCCTTGTACTCTTTGGCGGATAAATATCGGCCATAGGGATCATGGCTTTGCATATAGGCCTTGATGGCTGCCGTGGTCGTCTGTCCGGCCCCGGGCGAATCAAGGCTGAGTTTTTTGATTTGGGTTGTTGCCTCAAAAAAGATGCGCATGGCCTGGACCATGGAAGCCTGCCACAGGATAAGTCCTGCCATGGGTATGGTGATAAACCGCATCTGCCTACAAGGCGCTCAAGGCCTCGGCCTCTTTTAAAAGTTCATCCATACGTTGCTGCAGTTGGGCGATTTTAGCCTGCTTGGCGGCATCAGACGTTTTGGAGTTGTTGGTTTTGATAGTATGGTTGCGAAAATTGCCGACCTCTTCCAACAGCCGCTTTAACTCTTTTTCCTGTTGGGCATTGGCCGCTTTTGTCTGTTCAAGCTCTTTTTGCAGTTTGCCGCTTTCATTGTACAAG
It encodes:
- a CDS encoding ABC transporter ATP-binding protein; this translates as MNSYEPGGPLIEMKGVTKEYTPRKHFFSRSENKVLALNAIDLSIQKGEIFGLVGQSGSGKTTTGRLLVKLENPTRGKIRLNGELINALRGKALHEFRSKVQMIFQDPYQSLNPHLSIAQTILEPLEVHRIGNRESRNQKVIETLETVGLMPGEAFYDRYPHQLSGGQRQRVAIARAIVLEPEFIVADEPTSMLDATIAIQLFGLLKNIRDKFNMTFLFITHNLAAAKYLCDRVGVINEGHIVEVNTARQIIQNPEHPYTKKLIQVQPGFNYSG